A window from Nycticebus coucang isolate mNycCou1 chromosome X, mNycCou1.pri, whole genome shotgun sequence encodes these proteins:
- the LOC128577873 gene encoding thymosin beta-15A-like yields MSDKPDLLEVEKFDESKLKKTNTEEKNTLPSQETIHQEKEAVHKS; encoded by the coding sequence ATGAGTGATAAGCCAGACTTGTTGGAAGTGGAGAAGTTTGATGAGTCAAAACTGAAGAAAActaatactgaagaaaaaaatactctccCTTCTCAGGAAACTATTCACCAGGAGAAAGAGGCTGTCCACAAATCATAA